A window of Rhinolophus ferrumequinum isolate MPI-CBG mRhiFer1 chromosome 23, mRhiFer1_v1.p, whole genome shotgun sequence genomic DNA:
CCGGGGTTCACATCTCAGGAGAAATCCTTTGGCTCGTCCCAGTATGAGGACCCAAGAAATGCTCTGTTTGCTGAAAAAAGTGACCGTTTAGCAGTTGAAACTGAAGGAGACAGAGCCCCACAGTCCAGACCTGGCGAGGGGGCCGCCCCGTTACCCCCACCTGGACAGAAAGGGGCCCCTCTGCCCCAGTTTCAGGGGCAGCGTGAGCCCACACCACGCACCTTCGGGATGTCGGGGCTTCATGGCCCCAATTTCCCAGGACCCAGGGGCCCAGTCCCTCCATTTCCGGAAGAGAATGTCATCTCCAACAATGACGGGCCGAGGGGGCCTCCACCGGCCAGGTTCGCGGCCCAGAAGGGTCCCATTCCTTCCTTATTCTCAGGGCCACATGGGCCACCTCCCTACGGGGACAGCAGGGGCCCCTCCCCCTCTCACCCTGGGGGGCCGAGAGCAGCAGCACCGCCCCAATTCGAAGAACGCAAGGATCCCCACGGGGAAAAAAGAGAGTTCCAGGACACCGCATACAACGAGATGGCCGGCCCTCCGTCTCAGTTCGAAGGACCAGAACAAGGCCAGTTCATGGGAAACAGGGGCGTGGCACCTTTCCAGTTTGGGGGCCCAAGGAGGCCTCTGCTGTCTCAGTTTAAAGGGCCCCGAGGAGGGCCTCCTCCCGCTCAGTTTGGGGGTCAGAGAGGACCAGCGCCTGGCCATTTCGTGGGCCCAAGGGGGCCGCATCCTAGTCAGTTTGAAGGACCCAGAGGCCAAGCACCAAATTTCATGCCAGGACCCAGGGGAATTCAGCCTCAGCAGTTTGAAGAGCAAAGGGTAAATTCACCGCCAAGATTTGCAAATCAAAGGGCGCCAGCACCCCTGCAGTTTGGTGGACCAAGGGGGTCTTCTGCTCCTTTTCCTGAGAAAAACGAGCAGGCGCCTTCCCGCTTCCACTTTCAGGGCCAGCCCACCCCAGTGATGAAGCCGGTGCCCAGGCCACTGCTGGAGCTGCCCAGCCACCCCCCCCAGCACCGCAAGGACCGCTGGGACGAGGCTGGCCCGCCTTCTGGGGCACCTGGACCAGGCCCCGAGGCCGACACGCAGTGGGCCTCGCCGGACTTCCGAGAGGGCAAAGGCCACGAGTACAGAAACCAGACTTTGGAAGGGCGACAGAGGGAGCGGTTTGAAGCCGGGCCCAAAGAGAAAGCACTGGACGAGCCTGAAGGGCAGCCCGAGGGCCGGCAGGGTCGCGCCTTTGAGGAGAGGAGACGGGACCGGGAGCATGGGAAGCCCTGGGATCGCGAGCGGAGCAGGAACTGGGGCCGCGAGCGGGACTGGGACCGGGGCCGCGAGTGGGACAGACACCGCGAGAAAGACTCCTGCCGAGAGTGGGACAAAAGCAAAGAGCGGAGCACAAACAGGGACAGAGAGCGGGAACGGAGCAGGAACCGGGACCGGAGGCGGGACCGGGAGAGGTCTCGAAGCAGAGACCGGGACCGCGAAAAGGCGCGAGAGCGTGAGCGGGGCCGAGACCGCAAGGACCGCAGCAAAAGCAAGGAGAGCACGCGGGACCCAAAGGCCGAGACCCCACGGGCCGCCGAGCCCACCGCCCAGACCTAGTGGCCGGCCCAGGCCTGTGTTAAAGGCTTGGTGTCAGCCCTGGCTGGCGTGGTCTCAGCTTGGCAACGAtcctttttaaaagacaagttcATAAAATGTGTCGaacaaatagtttttcaaatagCTATGAACTTAGATGCAGAATAGAGTAGAATATTCTGGACTTCAAAAATTACTGTAATTTTGTGTATaatggtttcttacaaaatttcACATCTTTACAATTctgatgcttttttaaaaaaaaacctaagaactcttaatatttccatttaaaattactgaaatgGGAAAATGTCTACAAAAGCATATTGctttttttcagattataaagTTATCTTTTCCAATAACTTGACTATGGTAAATTTTAAGGGAGTTCAGTGGACCTTTGAGCCATAGCTTTGCTGACATCTCATCTCTATTTCTAGGCTTCCCAAGCTGTTTTTACAGGTTAACAGGCTCTCCCAAAGGTGACGGGGCGTAAGGGGGAGCAGTGTCAGCTGCCTCTGGAATGCTGAGAAACAAAGCTTACCAATGCGTTTTCCTTTCGTCAAAGAAATTGGAATTAGAAATTTCAACTGggaaacaaaacacatttcttaGTTTTGCTCAGTTTTTATATGTCaccttatactttttttttgaaaacatgattAAAAGCAACATCTGAGTAGAAATTGTTACATTTTGAATAACAACTTATTGAAAAAGGTTTAAATTTTAGCAGCCTAaacaaagtgagaaaataaaccaattaaGTGTACTTTaaaggggggtgggtgggtttCTTTGGTTTGAATAATCAggaacattttgtttgttgaaCTTCATCATCTGAGCGGTTCTTCCTGTATCCCAGGCAAAGTGCACTAGCTCTCAACTGTTATGTTTGTGAGgtgataaattttaaagtttgtcttTGAAAATGGAACAATATTTGTATAAAGTCTGAGATGACAAATAGTGATTTTAGTTCAAGAACTACAAACTAGAAAGCGTTCACTGTGAAAGACAGTGTATTGCTTCTTGTCATGTATTTTTTGAGTTCTGAAGTTTGACGAGAAAACCTTGCTAATTTATTTGACTGTACAAATACactttggtaatttttttatattttcataaacttacttttgcaaatgtaaaattagagtttcatttgttctttggaGTCTGTTATTCCCTTGTACGTCACtacagatttttcactttctagcacaaatgtttaaatttgaaaGGATCGAGAACTCAGCAGTTGGGATGATTGGTGTAATAAACCAAGTGTCGTGGGCTAAATTACATTCAAGTGGTGTCAAGTTCCAACATCTAATACGATGTGAAGgtttttttacatgtaaaacaaatttttctaatttaaatacaCAAGTGTAAAAATCAAGTGTGTTTCTTTAGGTTTACTTGATAGAAATTTctgtaaattgtattttatattgcaAAGTATTATATCACTGTACATTAAAACATGGAACTTCATAGGTTTTGTTACTTGAAGTAGAATAAACATCTACAGGTTTTCTGTCTTGTGTGTCATCACATCTCTTCCATGTGGGGAAGCTGGGGACCCCTTCACACCCAAGCTTGGGTGAACCCAGCTCATGACCGGCTGATGACTGGATGCATCTACTTTCAGGGACTCCCAGTCCGACCTGGAGGTGGGTGACCCACACCTACCGCTGTTGTCTTCGGGTCTTGTTCTATCAGAGCAGGAAGCCTGAAGCTGGTACAGGAAGAAGAGACAAGTGTGTGGTTAGACGATGACCAGTGATGTGGTCAACGCAGGTCCCCAGGGTCAGCAGGCACGCAGTGGACCAAGCCTCAGCCTGACTCCGGGTTTAAAGGAGCACCGGGCTGGTTGGGAAGCGCCTGGTGAGGCAGCATTGGTGGCTCAGGGTGGTCCCTTGAGTGGAGCAGGGGGCAATGAGCACCCAGCACTGCTGGGAGCAGGAACACCTAGGAGATGTCCCGGGCAGGACACGTAGCCCCTGTTGCCCTGTTGGGTGAAGAGTCAGTACCAACTGCTGCCTGGTTTCCCAGCTGAGTGCACAGCAAACCAGGGCCGAGGCCCTGAGCCCAAGTGCATTTCACAGGGGCCCCGCCATGGGCAGTCCCTGCCTCCTGCAGACCACTGTCCTCGAGCTGAGCATGCCTGACGACCCGCCAAGGCCGACGAGGGCATGCCGCTGCTTTACTCTTGGAGACAGCGCTGCCAAGCCCCCGGTGGCTGAAGTACTGCTAAGCAGTAAAGCGGATTCTGTAGGCTGGATGCTGAGGGTGCTGGTAGCCCCACCCACCAGAACAGATCCCCCAGAACATGACGAATATGCTCCATTGACAAACCCTCAGTCCTGCGTGACTCCTTGGACTGGCTCTCACCTGCCTTCAGCCCAAAGCCTGCCCTTCACATGCTCCACGACACCCGTCACCCTACTTTCCTCCATCCTGTGACCCCACTTCGCCAGCATCAGGCACACATGGTACAAGGCGTGCTGTGCAGGGCTTGGCTCTAGGAACATGACCTCGGTCTGGCCGGCCGAGGACACAGGCCAGGCCCCAGTGGCCGTGTTCCGGTTGGGAATCCCCGGGGCTGGGGCTGCCACGCGGTTGTATGGAACGAGTCCCTGCGCTTCAGCGCTTCAGCCGCCTCGGCAGAGGCAGCTGGGGGGACGCAGGGAGCTGTAGGGAACTCCGGGGCCTCCCACAGAGGGACACCAAAGGGGCGGGGtgctgcccctctccccaccacccccagcatCCAGGAACACAGGGAGGCAGTGTCCCCGCACAGCAGGGGGACTGCGCTCTCCAAGGGGCCTGAGCCCCAGAACACAGCCTGCGGACATGCCTGCCACATTGGCTCCCCCTTCAAAAATCTCTGGTTGTACCTTGTCCGGTCCGCCAGGCCGTGTCACACGGCCGCCCCTCCTGTAAGAGAGCTAATCAGGGTCTTAGTAAAAAAGAGGAGTTATGAAGCCGCAGGGAGGGCCACCACCGTGTATGTCAGGCACTGCGTGTCAGAAAACTGACAGTAACCTGTGCTGGTGAGGACGCGGGGTGACTGGTACGTCCCTCActgcagggaggagggggagggggcttgTCGAGTTCAACCCCACAGCCCAGCGATCCCCCAGCAAGACATCTTCCCCAGACCATACATTATTGTGGGATAACATCTCCCAGAGGCCAGAGATTGGTTCTGGGGGCACATCTTGGGTATTGCACGGGGCCACAGCCCCAAAGCACCCCTGTAGGATCGGAACGTCGTGAGGGAGACGGCACTTAAGGAAAATAGTCTAGACTGGCTTCTTAGGGcgctgtaatttttaaaagattgagacACTGctctaaacaaatgaaaacttagTTTCACACAAGTCTGTAAGCAAATCTTTACAGTGATTTATTCAAAATTGCCCAAACAGGAAACCACCTACAAGCCCTTTGATCAATGAAGATAAACGGTGGCCCCGCCACAAATGGGGTGACGGAAAGGAAGTGAATGCAAGGACAGTGAGTCTCAGACAcatggagaaagggaaaggcGCCACACCAAAGGCCACCAGCCAAGGATCCTGTCACGTGACATGCCGATAAGGCAAAACTCTCTACCTCCAATCTTGATGATGGGGCGTCCGACCTGAGAAGCTGGCAGAAAAGCAGATGCACACCTGGCCCAGGATTCGAGGGGTGAACCAGCTGAGTCACCAGGGGTGTGAGCCACCTCAACCCTCGGGGCATAACTGGCAGTGTGTCTGTGCTTCTTTGCTGGCCTCCAGATTTCATGCACAAAGGTCCCCTCAACCAGGAACACACAGGATTCCAAGAACAGTGGCCCAGCTGTCACACAGCcacaccaccgccaccaccgtgGGCCCAGCACCTCCACAGGCCTTGCTTGCAGCATCCTTTAAGCCATAATTTCCAAACAAAGACAGTAGCAGTCATGCTCCCACCCAACATGACACACCGTCCCCAGGACACAgtccctctctgcctccagccaCGTTTAATCTTCTTCTGAGATTCACACTTCCGCATGCTGCCCTGTCCCGCAAACTCTGGGAATAAGGCCAACCACTCTTGACACAGGAAATAAGAAACGAAAACCAAAGTATGTGGTTAATAAGCAGACAAGCATATTCATACCAAAGTAGAAAGACAGTCATTTTTGCAGTCGATCATCCGGTCACCTCTAGTGTTTACGAAATCCTCCTTCCACTACCCACGCCATGCTCCTCTGGCCGTCAACCAGCCCCTGTGCTGGGCGGGTTCCGTGCCTGGTGGGACACCAAACTCCCTTCCTGCTGGTCTGCGCTATCAGTCGTCCTGCCTGAATCACAGTGTTGTCATCGTTCTCCACTGACTGTAGTTACAGCACGCGGAGCGCCCCGCTTCGCCTCCCCTTCACTGGGCAGTAGCAGCTCGCTTCCCCTCGACAGTTAGGCCCCATCTCCCCAGCCAGTACAGCCTCTGTCTTTGCCCTGAGATTCACTGGTGTGAAGACTGCAAAGTGGCCGAGCGGAGTCTCAGCCACCTGCCCAATCCCCGTGAGTGGTCCCTGAGTCCTCTGGAGGAAGCGCCCCTGCCCTGGGATTGAGCCCTCTGGAACCCAAAGCTGCAGGAACAGGAAGCACAGATTTTGCTGGTGGACCAGCAGACATTATAGTGAGAGGAGCCACCCTCTTTCCCCTTTGATTCCCTGGTTCCTGAATCCTGGCTTTGGAGTGAGAGCCGCATATGTCAGTTGCTGACTCAGCAAATGCGTCCTGGAAGACATGCCAGGCCCTGCATGATGGTGCCATCCAGCTGGAGCTGTAACTGAGCCTACAGCAGGCCATCAAACCCATCCATCAGGACGGCCACGACCCAGAGCACCGACACCACACGCCGGCGGGGACGTGGAGCCACGGGAACCCTCAGTCACTGTGGGGAAAGCAAACGGTGCAGCCGCTTTGGAGgacagtttggcggtttcttacagAGCTAAACATACTCCTAGGATCCAGCAATcacgctccttggtatttacccaaaggagctggaAGCTTGTCCGCACGAAACCTGCACACGGACGTTGACAGCAGCTCTATGCACAATCGCCAGAAGTTGGAAGCCACCGGGATGTCCTCCGGTGGGTGATGGATAAACGAActgtccatccagacagtggaatgttactcagcaCTAACAAGAAATGAGCCGCCGggccatgaaaagacacggaggaaccTTAAACGCACGTGACTAAGCgagagaagccaatctgaaaaggctgcaccctgtgtgattccaactacacgaccttctggaaaagacaaaaccaagGAGACAGCGAAAGATGAGTGGGTTCCAGGAGAAGGGGGTGTCGGGGGGCGAGGGATGGACAGGGGAGCACAGGGCACTTTCAGGGCAGTGAACTACTGTGTTCCGGACACTTTTCACCTGTCTACTGTTAGGTCGCAGGGAGACGTCGTGACCCCACAGCACACCCTGGCTCCGTGAACTCGTGCTGGAACGCGACTCGGATAAGCACCTCATGTTTGCGCCCGGCCACCCGCCAGGCTCGGGTGGCTTCCCGCGCCGCGGACAGTGGGCCGGGGCGGCCCGggacctccccacccctccacgcACGCGCAGGCTGGGTCAGGCCGCcacgggcgggggcggggcggggcggtggGCGGTTGAAGGGCGGGGCCCGCGGGGTGGGCGGGAGCGCAGGGGGAGGAGCTGTCGTTGGGGGCGGGGCGGCGCAGGCGCACTGGGTCGGCGGTTTCCGGCGCGCCGCTCGCCGGAGCACGTCAGTCGCCGGCCCGCCCGCCGCCGCGCGACCCCCGCCGTTGGCGCCGGCATGTCGGGCCCCGGGCCGCGGGAGCCGCCGCAGGCGCAGGCGGGCGGGCCGGCGGGCCCCGAGGGCGCGGACGCGGCGCTGGGCGAGGCGGGGCTGAGCTTCACGACCACCGACCTGAGCCTGGTGGAGATGACGGAGATCGAGTACACGCAGCTGCAGCACATCCTGTACTCGCACAtggaggcggcggcggccgaCGGCGAGCTCGAGACGCGCCTCAACTCGGCCTTcctggcggcggcggcgccggGCGCGGCGGCGGGGGGCTTCGCGGCGTCCGGGGGCGCGCCGCCCGTGTACCCGGTGCTGTGCCCGCCCGCGCTGGCCGACGGCGGCTTCGCGGGCGCCAGTCCGTGCCTGGGCCACATCGACTTCCAGGAGCTGCGCATGATGCTGCTGAGCGAGGCGGGCGCGCCCCCCGCCAGCGCCGCCGAGAAGACGCCGGGCGCCGACGGTCCTGGCCCGGGCGCACCGAGGCCCAAGGCGTCCGACGGCGCCGGCAAGGAGAACGCGGCGGCCGGGGAGGGCGCGCCGGAGGCGCGGGCCAAGTCGGCCGTGCGCGTCCGCCTGGAGGACCGCTTCAACAGCATCCCCGCCGAGCCCCAGCCCGCGCCGCGCGGCGCCGAGCCCTCCGAGCCAGGCGTGGCGCTCAACAAGTGGGTGCCCACGGAGGGGGGGCGCACGGTGCGGCCCGGCCTCCCTCCCGCCGGGTCGGGGCGGAGGCGGCTCGCGTCGTGAAGCTTCGAGTGTAAGACGCGGCTTCACCGTGTCGGGCATTGCCGGCCCGGGTGGGGAGGGTCCAAGAGCAGGAGCCCGTCCGCTACGGTGCCTCTTCAGCTGTCTGTCCCCACCCTGTGGTTTTCCCCGTTTTACTCATAGTCATCAGATTTCGGAGGTTGGCCCCTCAAAAGAGATTGGTGTCAGGGGTGTTATGGGCAGGGGGGGATAACTGACAGCGGCACCTTCCTCTCTGAGGAAGGATGCAGCTTGTCCACCGTGGCGCTAGCCGACCACTGGTTATAGACGTCGCCCCAACGGGGCGTTCAGCGGGACAGATTTGAGCCCCTCCCTAGAAGATGGGATGTTAACGATTACAGTGCCTTGCTAAATGGTTGCAGTGTTTCGGGAGTGTCGTGAGCGGGACGTGGCTATCCAAGGAGCGGTCTCACACATGTGTCTTCCCACAGTGTCAGACTTCATTAGAATGAAGCCATCGATCCAGTCCTACTCCCTCGGTTTCCCACGGCCATTAACCAGGGCTCCAGCCAGAGCATAGCCTCCAATAGTCGAGGGAGAGCAGTTTCACACAGGAGAGTCACACAGATTTGCAAGCAATAAGGTTAGGCAAGGTGAACAGTCttaggaaagaaggatgagagactCCGCTGTCCAGCGAGAGTCCCTTTGGCGCTGGGGTGCTTAGCGTCGGGTGTCAGGCTGGGCTGGTGAGCCGGGGAGGCGAGGCTTCAAGCACTCCGTCTGGGACGAGTACAGGTGCGGCTGTCAGCTCCTCCGCCTGAGCCATGAGCCATCGGAGAACTGTGATCTTAACACTCGAGACTGGGTGCGGTGCCCCCATCTGCAGTCCCAGAAAGCCATCAGATGGTCACACTCCAGCCTGTGTCTGGAGTTACCTGGTTAGAGCGTTCACTGGGTACGCCGTGCAGGGGGTGCTGTGGCATGACCGTCACTTTGTGACTGATAGCTGTCGGAATTATTAGTGTCCATTCCGTGTTCATAATGAATGCTCTGTACAAGGAGGCTATCTGCCGCATGTCATTCACGGTTCTGGGTTTGCTTTTGTCTCGGCAGTTTGGTGACTCTTATTCGACATCCATCTGAATTGATGAACGTGCCTCTTCAGCAACAAAACAAATGTACGACCTTAGTGAAGAATAAGACTGCAGCTGCCACCACCGCCCTGCAGTTCACCTACCCGTTGTTTACCACCAACGCCTGTACCAGCGGCTCG
This region includes:
- the TCFL5 gene encoding transcription factor-like 5 protein isoform X2, which produces MSGPGPREPPQAQAGGPAGPEGADAALGEAGLSFTTTDLSLVEMTEIEYTQLQHILYSHMEAAAADGELETRLNSAFLAAAAPGAAAGGFAASGGAPPVYPVLCPPALADGGFAGASPCLGHIDFQELRMMLLSEAGAPPASAAEKTPGADGPGPGAPRPKASDGAGKENAAAGEGAPEARAKSAVRVRLEDRFNSIPAEPQPAPRGAEPSEPGVALNNLVTLIRHPSELMNVPLQQQNKCTTLVKNKTAAATTALQFTYPLFTTNACTSGSGTSLAQTQSSSNSCSILDAAKHQDIGLPRAFSFCYQQEIESTKQTLGSRNRALPEQVWIKVGEALCKQAINKRNRGRMRPLDTSGERRALGEIQNVGEGTAAQGTWQPSESAPAHLGEQAQSGPPGGRSQRRERHNRMERDRRRRIRICCDELNLLVPFCNAETDKATTLQWTTAFLKYIQERHGDSLKKEFESVFCGKTGRRLKLTRPDSLVTCPTQESLQSSPAMEMK
- the TCFL5 gene encoding transcription factor-like 5 protein isoform X1 — encoded protein: MSGPGPREPPQAQAGGPAGPEGADAALGEAGLSFTTTDLSLVEMTEIEYTQLQHILYSHMEAAAADGELETRLNSAFLAAAAPGAAAGGFAASGGAPPVYPVLCPPALADGGFAGASPCLGHIDFQELRMMLLSEAGAPPASAAEKTPGADGPGPGAPRPKASDGAGKENAAAGEGAPEARAKSAVRVRLEDRFNSIPAEPQPAPRGAEPSEPGVALNNLVTLIRHPSELMNVPLQQQNKCTTLVKNKTAAATTALQFTYPLFTTNACTSGSGTSLAQTQSSSNSCSILDAAKHQDIGLPRAFSFCYQQEIESTKQTLGSRNRALPEQVWIKVGEEALCKQAINKRNRGRMRPLDTSGERRALGEIQNVGEGTAAQGTWQPSESAPAHLGEQAQSGPPGGRSQRRERHNRMERDRRRRIRICCDELNLLVPFCNAETDKATTLQWTTAFLKYIQERHGDSLKKEFESVFCGKTGRRLKLTRPDSLVTCPTQESLQSSPAMEMK